In Miscanthus floridulus cultivar M001 chromosome 8, ASM1932011v1, whole genome shotgun sequence, the sequence GGCATACCTATCCGTGGTGCCATGGGACACACCATGCATGAATATGGATGAACCATTGACAGCTGCAGCAACATATTGAGGAGCACCGGTAGCAAGACGAGCTTGACGAGCAGGGTCATAAGCACCTGCGGCTTGACCACCAGATCCTCGACTTGCCTTTGGTCTTCGCAAACCATTCATACTGTGACAGATTGGGGTTAGGATCAAATTCGTGGGGGGTGTCAAATGGGGAAAGAACCAGATTGGGGGCAAACCTGATCCGATCTGTGGTCTCGATGAGGAAGAGGATTGAAGCCACTCGTCCACGAGCAGGAGAATCGCCAGCAGCAAGAGGAGCGGGCGCCGGTCCCGGTGCAGTAGGTTTTGTGGAGCTGCTTGAGCGGCGGGCGCGGGAAATCATAGGCGCTGCAGGGAGCTGCGTGCGCGCGGAGGAGGGAGGCTTCGCGCGCGGGAGGGATTCACGCGCGCGGAAGGAATCGCGCCGAGCAAGTTGCGCGCGGGGGAGGAGGGGAGCAGACGGCGGCGTCGCTGCGCACAGGATCCGGATGGGGGAAGCGAGGAAACGATGGGAAGGGTCCAACGCGAAAACGATCGTTTCCATCTGTCTGGACGACGAGAGGACTTCGTTTCTGATATGAGATACGATTTCTATTATTTgtcctctctctcttcttttaACTCAGGTGCTACGTCAGCGTTTTTGCTTAGTTAGCAGGGTATTTAATTATATGGAAACTGTTAGTTAGGCCATGCGCATGCGCTTTAGCTGTAAATAGATAGGCACTGCATGTTTCTGTTTCTGTTTGCATGTGCACGAGCACTGAGCTGTGGTCGCCGTGCACGTAGGAGGTAGTGGCCGTGATAATAGCTCCTGCACACACCTAGGCGATCGGTGATGAATGCATGCTGCAGACGTGGGGATGGACGCGTCGTGCACGCGGTGTGCGGCCAACCACCGAGAGCTTTGCTCTTTGTAATCCACAATAAAAGGAGAAATAGAGATCAGAAAACGCTGTGGTTCTTTTGGGCAGCCCCATACTCTGTGTGTTCACTGCATTCTTTGAATTCGTGTGTGTACTGATCATCTTCTTGCTTGTGAGCGTGAGCTCGCCGGCGTCGTCCACCGTCGCCCCAGGCCTGACATTTGGCATCAGAGCCGAGGTTCGAGGGACCTCCCTGTCGCCATGGCTTCACCACAGCGACCCCGAGGGCGTACACCGCCAGGCACCAAGAAGGAGAAGGGCAGCGGCTCCGGCGTCAAGACGCCGCCGCGCACGCCTACGCCGAGCCGTTCTCCACCGCGCCGATCACGCACGCACGACGCACATCGATCGCGCACCTGGGATGCACACCGTCCGCGGGAAGTCGTCGTCGAGTGCATCATCCGGGAGGGCAGCAGCTCCGGCAACTGGCCGCAGCTCAGAAGGACCAACTACCATGAGTGGTCACTACGCATCAACTTAAGATGCAGGCACGCCACCTGTGGGACGCCATCGAGTACGACGACGATGACTGCAGCGTGCTCGACGCGATCTGCAGCGCCGTCCCGGCGGAGATGGTGCCGGCGCCCGCGACCAAGGCAACCACcaaggacgcctgggaggccatCAAGACACTTCGCATCGGCGACGACCGCGTGCAAAAGGCGATGGCGTAGAACCTCCACGCTGAGTACGAGGCGATCGAAGACTTCGCGCTCCGACTGACCGGCATCGTCCAGCGGCTGGCAACCCTCGGCGATCCCGAGCCGGACGAGAAGGTCATGGCGAAATCCCTGCGCGTCGTCCGCCCGAGGTACAAGCAGCTCGTCATCTCCATCAAAACCCTTCTTGACATTTCCCAACTCTCGATCGAGGAGGTCACCGGCAGGCTGAAGGCGGCGGACGACGTCGAGCCCACGCCGCCCCAAGCTGCCGGTGGCAAGCTGCTGCTCACGGAGGAGCAGTGGCTGGAGAAGTACAAGAAGCAGGACTCCGTCCGTGGAGGCTCGAGCATCGGTGGCTGGGGCAAGCGCCACGGCAAGCCGCGCGGTTGTGGCGGTAGCAATAGCAGCGACGCACGCAGCAGTGCTGGTTCGGGTCACGCCGCTGGCCTGGACGACATGTGTAAGCGCTGTGGCAAAGAAGGCCATTGGGCCAAGAACTGCCGTGGTAAATTAAAGGTGGAGGAACAGGCCCATGTGGCCCAAGACGAGGAGCACACGCTGATGTTTGCATACGGGGCCGAGGAGGAGTATGCGCTGTCCACCTCGCCCCTTCTTCCACAAGCGCCGCTGCCACACCCCAaggaggcgccgccgccgcatccCATGCAGACGGCCGGTGGAGATGCTGCCTCCCCGCATCAGCGCGAGCTCCTAGAGGCGAACCGGACGCTGCCGTCGCTCCTCAACACCGCCGACGCCGCGGATGCCGCCCCAACGCCGTGCCAGCTCGAGCTCCTGGAGGCCAAGGTGTTTGCCACCTTCGACGCTGCAGATGATCGGGACCCGAAGCGCTGGGTCCTGGACACGGGGGCCATGAATCACATGACCAGCTCCCGTGgcgccttctccgagctcgacaccGGCATCGTTGGCACGGTCCGCTTCGGCAACGGCTCCGTCGTCAAGATCGAGGGCCGCGACACCATCCTCTTCGCCTGCAAGAACGAGGAGCACCACACCCTCGCCAACACGTACTTCATTCCTCGCCTGACCACAAACGTCATCAGCGTCGGCCAGCTCAACGAGGTGGGGTTCCAGGTGCTCGTGGAGGGAGGAGTGATAATTATCCGCGACGAGGAACGTCGCCTGCTCGCTAAGGTATAACGGAGCCCAAGCCGGCTCTATGTGCTCGACGTCAACATTGCACGGCCGGTGTGCTTGGCTGCGCATGCCACGGAGGACGCATGGCTGTGGCACGCCCGATTTGGGCATG encodes:
- the LOC136473362 gene encoding uncharacterized protein isoform X2; this translates as METIVFALDPSHRFLASPIRILCAATPPSAPLLPRAQLARRDSFRARESLPRAKPPSSARTQLPAAPMISRARRSSSSTKPTAPGPAPAPLAAGDSPARGRVASILFLIETTDRISMNGLRRPKASRGSGGQAAGAYDPARQARLATGAPQYVAAAVNGSSIFMHGVSHGTTDSLYPPGGFTNFLQHNSFLNNPCFSQVQENSHFVGATNSQHAVSPTVNASMHTSVVGSADKEPIDIDGDESPQPNRSEVRLNWTRKEDERLASAWLLCSKGN
- the LOC136473362 gene encoding uncharacterized protein isoform X1 — translated: METIVFALDPSHRFLASPIRILCAATPPSAPLLPRAQLARRDSFRARESLPRAKPPSSARTQLPAAPMISRARRSSSSTKPTAPGPAPAPLAAGDSPARGRVASILFLIETTDRISMNGLRRPKASRGSGGQAAGAYDPARQARLATGAPQYVAAAVNGSSIFMHGVSHGTTDSLYPPGGFTNFLQHNSFLNNPCFSQVQENSHFVGATNSQHAVSPTVNASMHTSVVGSADKEPIDIDGDESPQPNRSEVRLNWTRKEDERLANTKAGRIIVPVAASAPVRHRRAVWASTRLSRAIAPGERAYVWDCRTAKPPGERAYRFTRAPRCRELRREGECVCRTVG
- the LOC136469778 gene encoding uncharacterized protein; the protein is MAKSLRVVRPRYKQLVISIKTLLDISQLSIEEVTGRLKAADDVEPTPPQAAGGKLLLTEEQWLEKYKKQDSVRGGSSIGGWGKRHGKPRGCGGSNSSDARSSAGSGHAAGLDDMCKRCGKEGHWAKNCRGKLKVEEQAHVAQDEEHTLMFAYGAEEEYALSTSPLLPQAPLPHPKEAPPPHPMQTAGGDAASPHQRELLEANRTLPSLLNTADAADAAPTPCQLELLEAKVFATFDAADDRDPKRWVLDTGAMNHMTSSRGAFSELDTGIVGTVRFGNGSVVKIEGRDTILFACKNEEHHTLANTYFIPRLTTNVISVGQLNEVGFQVLVEGGVIIIRDEERRLLAKV